In the genome of Streptomyces lydicus, the window ACCGTGCGCGACGGCGGCACGGCCGTCTCGCTGCTCGGTTCGGCCGACGCCGACGAGCTGACCGACAACAACCTGCGCGGCTTCAACTTCGCCAACCGCCCCTCCCCGCAGTTGCTGGAGATCCTCGCCGGCCAGGTCGACGCGGGCCGTCTGACGGTCCTCGTGGGACGCGAGGTCTCGCTGGAGGAGGCGCCGGAGGCCTTGGAGGCCAGCCGCAGCGGCCGGGCACAGGGCAAGACGGTCCTGGCGATCTGAGCGGAGCTCAGGGGCCGGCGGCGGCGCGGGCGAGCCGGCGGGCCCGCAGCGTCCGGGCGGCCGGCGGACCCGCCGCGGCCAGCGCCGCGGTCAGCGTGCCGGCGCCGGCGATCAGCCAGACGCCGGTGAGCAACGGACCGGCGAGCGCATCGGCGTAGGCGCCCGCGGCGGGCCGGGAGACCACGGCGGGCAGCGCGTCCAGCGCCCGGCCGCGGACCAGCGAGAGCGCGGCGGCCAGCAGGGCGGCGGCCGCCGCGCAGCCCAGTCCCGTACAGATCAGCGCCCGCCGCCGCTGCCGCGCCAGCAGCAGCCCGCCGGTCAGGCACAGCGCCGCGGCGGGTGGCAACAGCAGAGCCCCGGTCCGCACGACCCGGTAGACGGCCCGGATCCGTGGCACGTCCGGTGCCTTCAGCAGCACGATCTCCACCCCGGCCCGCGGCACCCTGCGCAGGAGGTCCAGCCCCATGCCGTTGTGCGACAGCTGGCGCTTGACCCGTTCCACGACGGGTGTGAGATCGAGGGTGACCGCGGAGCGGCCGGACGCGCTCAGACTGCCGTCCAGGCTGCGGTGGGCCGTCCGGTGCACCCCGTTCCACACCGCGGGAAAGCCGCGCCCGGTGACGACCTGCCGTACCTGCGTGGCCACGAACTGGCGCAGGCCGCGGGTGAAGTGCCTGCGCAGCGCGGGACGTTCGGCGCGCGGTACGGCCTCCAGCAGCCCGTCGAGCCGGACATGCGCCATCACCCCGTCCGTCACATCGTCGACGACCGCGTTCTGCACGGCGGGGTTCTGGGCCAGCGGTGCCACCGCCGCCACATAGCTGTCGGTCTCGGTCAGCTCGGCCCGCGCCCAGGCCGCCGCCAGACTCATCGGCAGCAGCAACGCCCCGCACAGCAGCAGCACCCCTCCGGCCACCGCCCGCCCGCGCCGCCACGGCGACCGCTCCCGCTCCGTCACCCGCCCGCCGGGGCGCAGGGGAGCGTTCGCTGACATCGCGTCTGGTCCTTCCTGCCCGGCGGGCGGAGAAGGGCGCGTCCCGTGGACCGGCCGGACCCGGGAGACCGCGGTGCCGGCCCGGCAGTTCCGGCCGGCGGACCCAGGGACCGGCCGGGCGCGGGACGTCCCCCGCGGCGCGCCCTGCGGCCTGCTTCCAGGCAAGTGCGAACCCCCGCCGCCCGCGAGCGGGGCCGGTGCCAACGGGTGACCCGGCGGGCGGCCCCGGCCCGGCCCCGGGTGACCCGGCGCGCGGCGGTGGGCTCAGCGCGGCCGTGGGCTCAGCGCGGACCTGGGCTCAATGTGCCACCGCGCCGCGCCGCCGCCGTACCGCCCGCACCACTCCCGGCCCGAGCAGCGCGGCGGCCGCGGCGGCCGCCGCCCACCATCCCCAGCCGCCGCCGGCCCCGGCGTCCGTATGCGTCTCCGGCAGGTCGTCCAGGTCGCCGGAGCAGGCCGTGGGGGCGAAGGATTCGTCCACGTAGACACAGACCGTGGCGGCGGCACGCAGGGTGCCGGGGGCGGCGCTGCCGGTGCGGTCGGCCCGGTCGCCGAGCACGGCCGTGGCGGTGAACACCTGGATGTCGTGTGCGGGCAGATCGGAGCGCCAGATCACCTTCTGCCGGCCCACACCGCGCCCTTCGACGGTGGCGCCGGGCGCGGTGGCGGAGGTCGTGGTGGCCGGCATCTCCTGCTCGACGCGGGCCCGGCGGACGGCGGTGGGGCCCAGGTTGTGCACGGTGATGCGGTAGTCGAGCCGCTTGCCGGCCTCGGCGTCGTCCCGGCCGTCGGTCACCGCCACCGTGACCGAGACGGCGGGGGGCGCCGGGGCGTACCCGGCGGCGGGCAGCGCGTGCGGGAGGTACGCGGCAGCGGGCAGTGCGTGCGCGGCGTACCCGGCGGCGGGCGGTGCCTGTGGGAGGTACGCGACGACGGGCGGTGCCTGCGGGGCGTACGCGGCGGCGGGCAGTGCGTGTGCGGCATAACCGCCGACGGGCGGCGCCTGCGGGGCGTACGCGGCGGCGGACGGTCCGGGGAGCGTGGCGGCGCACAGCAGCGCGCAGACAACGGCGGTTCTCATGTCGTCATCCGAGCATCGCGGTCCCTGTCACCGGCGGCAGGCGGCCTTCTCCCGGGCCGGGTTCACCCGAGTGAGGGGCGGTGGCCCGCCGCTCAGCGCCGGTGCGGTCCCGACCGGTGCACCGGACCATGGGCGTCCTCGCAATGGCCGGCCTCCTCCGCCGCGTCGGCGCCGGGCCGCGGGCCCAGCGTCAGCACGTCGTCGGGCGAGCCCTGTTCGCCGACGTGGTCGACCTGGAGGGTGGCGTGGCTGATGCCGTACTCGCCGCTCAGCAGCTCCTGCAGACCGCGGCGGACCTTGTGGCAGTCGCCGCCCGGCGCCACCAGGATGTGCGCCGAGAGCGCCGGCTGCCCGGAGGTGATCAGCCAGATGTGCAGGTCGTGCACCTCGACGACCTCCTCCGTGGCGACCAGACGCTCGCCCAGCGCGTCCGGGTCGACACCGGCCGGTGCGGCCTCCATGAAGATCCGCCCGGATTCGCGCACCAGCCCCGTACCGGCCCGCAGCATCAGCGCGACGACCACCAGCGAGGCGATCGCATCCGCCCGCTCGAAGCCCGTCGTCAGCACGATCAGACCGGCGAGCGCGGTGGCGACGAAGCCGAACAGGTCGGTGAGGATGTGCTGGTAGGCGCCCTCGACGTTCAGGCTGGAGCGGTTGGCGCGGGACAGCAGCCAGGTGCAGATCAGGTTCACCACGATCCCGGACAGCGCGGTGACCAGCACCAGCCCGCCGGTGACCTCGGGCGGCGAGATCAGCCGCTGGACCGCCTCGTACGCCAGCCAGACCGACAGCAGCAGCAGGGTGATGCCGTTGGCCTGTGCGGAGAGGATTTCGGCGCGCTTGAGGCCGTAGGTGTACCCACCGCGTGCGGGCCGCGCCGCCAGCCGCATCGCGACCAGGGCCAGCACGATCGAAACCGCGTCGGTGAGCATATGAGCGGCGTCCGAGATCAGTGCCAGGGACTGCGCCAGGACACCGATGACGACCTCGACCGCCATGTAGGCGGTGAGCAGCAGGAGCGCACTGCGCAGCCAGCGCCGGTCGGCGTCCGGTGCGACCCCGTGGGCGTGGCTGTGGCTGTGCCCGTGGCTGTGGGCGTGCTCGGTCATGGGCGCGCTCCTTCCTGGCTCCCTCCTGCGAAGCAAACCGCACTTCAGCAAAAGATCCAAAGGCTGCATCGGTGACCGTTGTCATTACCGTCGAACGGCCTATCGTGCCTGGTCAGAGCGGTGCGGACGAGAAGGGGAGCGGGGCGGGGAAACGGAATTCGGATGTCCGCTCCCGGCTGGCGTGGGAAGCCGCCGGGGCCGGTGCGCCCGGGTAGCATCCGGCGCTATGAGCGCTACGGGCGAGACCGTGCGGCCCGCACCCGGCAAGGGCCAGATCCTGGCGGTACTCGGTCTGCTGGCCGCCGTCGCGATCCTGTACGGGTACCACGACGGCCTCCCCTTCTGGCTGGGCGCCCTGACCGGCGTGGTCGCCGTGCTCGGCTACCTGGTCTGCTTCGACTCCCCGCGCGGCGTCTGGCAGTGGCTGCCGGCCGGGGTGGGTTTTGGTGCGGCGTTCCTGTTCGCGTGGCAGTTCCTGCTCGTGGTGCTGGGGTGAGGGTGCTGGGGTGAGGGAACGGGGCAGCAGCGCGGGTTGGCCGGGGCAGGGGGCCTCGCGCGGGTTGACCGCGGGTAGGGGCCGTCGCGCGGGGTGACCGGTGGCAGGCGGCTGCCGCACGGCTTGCCGGGGGGCAGCGGGACCGCGTGAGGCGACCGGTCAGTAAAGTTCGGCTCCCGTCCCCCGGACCGGTGCCCCTTCGTCGTCTTCGCCGTCGACGGGCTCCCCGGATCCGGCCCCTCCCGACCTCTGAGGTACTCGGCAGTGAGCCCCGCACCACCCGCCCCGGCCGCTCCTGAACCCGTCTCCGTCGTCGGCATCGGGGCCGACGGCTGGGACGGACTGCCCACCGCCTCCCGGCAGGCCCTGCAACGGGCCGAGGTGCTGATCGGCGGCCCCCGCCAGCTCGCGCTGCTGCCCGGCGAATGCACCGGTGAGCGTGTCCCGTGGCCCTCCCCCCTGCGCCCCGCCGTCCCCGGACTGCTCGCCGCGCACGCCGGGCGCCGGGTGTGCGTGCTGGCCAGCGGCGACCCGATGTTCTACGGGATCGGACGGACGCTGACGGAGGTGCTGGCGGAAGCGGCAGGGGAAGCGGAAGGGACAGCGGGACGGGAAGGGGCAGGGCAAACGGAAACGGCTGTGGCTGCCCCGGCAAATCCCCAGCAGCTCCAGGAGCTCCAGCCGACCCAACTGCCCCACCCTCCCCAGCTCCGGATCTTCCCCCACCCCTCCTCCGTCTCCTACGCCTGCGCCCGCCTCGGCTGGCCGCTGGAGGACACCGAGGTCGTCACGCTCGTCGGGCGGCCCGCCGAGAATCTGGCCCGCGCGCTGTACGACGGCCACCGCCTGCTGGTGCTGTCCGCCGGCGCCGGCACCCCCGCCGAGGTCGCCGCCCTGCTGCGCGCCCACGGCTTCGGCCCGACCCGGATGCGGGTGCTGGAGCAACTGGGCGGCTCCCGCGAACGCACAGTGGAGGGCACCGCCGACGGCTGGGACGCCCCGCCCGCCGACCCCCTCAACGTCATCGCCCTCGACTGCCGCCGCGCGCCCGGCACCCCGCCGCTGTCCACCGTCCCCGGCCTCCCCGACGCCGCCTACGAGCACGACGGCCAGCTCACCAAGCGCCATGTCCGCGCCGCCACCCTCGCCGCGCTGGCGCCCGCCCCCGGCGAACTCCTGTGGGACATCGGCGGCGGCTCCGGCTCCATCGCCATCGAGTGGCTGCGCGCGCACCGCACCTGCCGCGCCATCGGCGTCGAGCGGGACCCCGTACGGGCCGAGCGGATCGGCCGCAACGCGCGCTCGCTCGGCGTCCCGGCGCTGCGTGTCGTCCACGGTTCCGCGCCCGCCGCCCTGGACGGACTGCCGACGCCGGACGCGGTGTTCATCGGCGGCGGGCTGACCGCACCCGGCCTGCTGGCCGAGTGCTGGGAGGCGCTGCCCGCGGGCGGCCGGATCGTCGCGAACACCGTGACGCTGGAGTCCGAGGCGCTGCTCGCCGACTGCCACCGGCGGTACGGCGGCGAACTGGTCCGGCTCGCGGTCGCCCATGCGGTGCCGGTCGGCGGCTTCACGGGCTGGCGGCAGGCGATGCCGGTCACCCAGTGGTCGGCCGTGAAGCCGTGGCCGGCCGTGAAGCCGTCCGCCACCTCCCCGTCCCCGTCCCCGTCCTCCCGCCCCCAGGAGACCGAGCAACCATGACCGTCCACTTCATCGGCGCGGGCCCCGGTGCCGCCGACCTGATCACCGTGCGCGGCGCCCGTACGCTCGCCTCCTGCGGGGTCTGCCTCTACGCGGGCAGCCTGGTGCCGCGCGAGCTGCTTGCCGAGTGCCCGCCCGGCGCCCGGCTCATCGACACCGCTCAGCTGGACCTCGACACCATCACCGCCGAGATGGTCCGCGCCCACGAGGAGGGCCACGACGTCGCCCGGCTGCACTCCGGCGACCCGTCCGTCTTCAGCGCGGTCGCCGAGCAGATGCGCAGGCTGGACGCGGCCGGGGTGCCGTACGACGTGGTGCCGGGCGTGCCCGCGTTCGCCGCGGCCGCCGCCGCCCTGGGGCGCGAGCTGACCGTCCCCACCGTCGGCCAGACCGTCATCCTCACCCGCGTCGCCCAGCGCGCCACCCCCATGCCCGAGGGCGAGGACCTGGCCACCCTCGGCCGCAGCGGTGCGCTGCTGGTCCTCCACCTGGCCGCGATGTATGTCGACCGGGTCGTCGACGAACTCCTGCCGCACTACGGAGCCGACTGCCCGGCCGCCGTCGTCGCCATGGCCTCCCGCCCCGACGAACTGGTCCTGCGCGGCACCCTCGCCGACATCGCAGGCCAGGTGAAGGCCGCGGGCGTGGTCCGTACGGCCGTCATCATGGTCGGCCGCACGCTGGGCGCCGAGCAGTTCCGCGACAGCCATCTCTACTCGGCGGACCGGGAGCGGCCGCACGGCGGGTGCGGGGCAGATGGGGTCGGTGCACAGGACGTCGTGCCCGCTCCTGCCGACACTCCCTGACTATCAGGGCAGACGCAGACGCAGACGCAGACGGAGCACCAGACGCAGACAGGCACAGGTACAGACGCAGACGCACCGGAGCCCCGGGACCTTCCGTCCCGGGGCTCCGGTGCGTCCCGCTGATGCGTGACGTGCCTGCGCCTCAGAGGCTGGTGGTGTGCACCGCGCCCATGACGGAGCCGGA includes:
- the cbiT gene encoding precorrin-6Y C5,15-methyltransferase (decarboxylating) subunit CbiT; the encoded protein is MSPAPPAPAAPEPVSVVGIGADGWDGLPTASRQALQRAEVLIGGPRQLALLPGECTGERVPWPSPLRPAVPGLLAAHAGRRVCVLASGDPMFYGIGRTLTEVLAEAAGEAEGTAGREGAGQTETAVAAPANPQQLQELQPTQLPHPPQLRIFPHPSSVSYACARLGWPLEDTEVVTLVGRPAENLARALYDGHRLLVLSAGAGTPAEVAALLRAHGFGPTRMRVLEQLGGSRERTVEGTADGWDAPPADPLNVIALDCRRAPGTPPLSTVPGLPDAAYEHDGQLTKRHVRAATLAALAPAPGELLWDIGGGSGSIAIEWLRAHRTCRAIGVERDPVRAERIGRNARSLGVPALRVVHGSAPAALDGLPTPDAVFIGGGLTAPGLLAECWEALPAGGRIVANTVTLESEALLADCHRRYGGELVRLAVAHAVPVGGFTGWRQAMPVTQWSAVKPWPAVKPSATSPSPSPSSRPQETEQP
- a CDS encoding cation diffusion facilitator family transporter; amino-acid sequence: MTEHAHSHGHSHSHAHGVAPDADRRWLRSALLLLTAYMAVEVVIGVLAQSLALISDAAHMLTDAVSIVLALVAMRLAARPARGGYTYGLKRAEILSAQANGITLLLLSVWLAYEAVQRLISPPEVTGGLVLVTALSGIVVNLICTWLLSRANRSSLNVEGAYQHILTDLFGFVATALAGLIVLTTGFERADAIASLVVVALMLRAGTGLVRESGRIFMEAAPAGVDPDALGERLVATEEVVEVHDLHIWLITSGQPALSAHILVAPGGDCHKVRRGLQELLSGEYGISHATLQVDHVGEQGSPDDVLTLGPRPGADAAEEAGHCEDAHGPVHRSGPHRR
- the cobM gene encoding precorrin-4 C(11)-methyltransferase, which encodes MTVHFIGAGPGAADLITVRGARTLASCGVCLYAGSLVPRELLAECPPGARLIDTAQLDLDTITAEMVRAHEEGHDVARLHSGDPSVFSAVAEQMRRLDAAGVPYDVVPGVPAFAAAAAALGRELTVPTVGQTVILTRVAQRATPMPEGEDLATLGRSGALLVLHLAAMYVDRVVDELLPHYGADCPAAVVAMASRPDELVLRGTLADIAGQVKAAGVVRTAVIMVGRTLGAEQFRDSHLYSADRERPHGGCGADGVGAQDVVPAPADTP